One window of the Triticum dicoccoides isolate Atlit2015 ecotype Zavitan chromosome 3B, WEW_v2.0, whole genome shotgun sequence genome contains the following:
- the LOC119282372 gene encoding uncharacterized protein LOC119282372 — MSFLCSGSSPPPSSSLVRATASEGELERRSYGNNTGYYPSAAAEKRQAGGGKKSHRGSTKSRGEKGFIEGCLAALCCCWICEMCCD, encoded by the exons ATGTCATTTCTGTGCTCGGGTTCTTCTCCACCTCCTTCTTCTTCGTTGGTTCGTGCCACGGCAAGTGAGGGCGAGCTAGAGAGACGGAGCTACGGCAACAACACAG GCTACTACCCGTCGGCGGCTGCGGAGAAACGGCAAGCCGGCGGCGGGAAAAAGTCGCACCGGGGGAGCACCAAATCCAGGGGCGAGAAGGGATTCATCGAGGGATG CCTGGCAGCGCTGTGCTGCTGCTGGATCTGCGAGATGTGCTGCGACTAA